One Desulfatitalea tepidiphila genomic region harbors:
- the ybeY gene encoding rRNA maturation RNase YbeY has protein sequence MAVLIDNQQEKHPIKIKAVQKSARVILNALGCPDGELSLVLVDDAQIARLNEMYLQHQGPTNVISFPMREGEHTNIHPELLGDVVISMDTCAEEALAAGMDTELRFYELLIHGILHLFGYDHIHSEDEARVMEAKSRELLALIGASPSPE, from the coding sequence ATGGCAGTACTGATCGACAACCAACAGGAAAAGCACCCAATAAAGATCAAAGCCGTTCAAAAGAGCGCCCGGGTCATCTTAAACGCCTTGGGCTGTCCTGACGGCGAACTGTCGCTGGTGTTGGTCGATGATGCGCAGATCGCCCGCCTCAACGAAATGTACCTTCAACACCAGGGTCCTACCAATGTCATCTCTTTTCCCATGCGGGAGGGTGAGCATACCAATATCCATCCAGAGCTGTTGGGGGACGTCGTCATATCCATGGACACATGCGCCGAAGAGGCCCTGGCGGCGGGCATGGACACGGAGCTACGCTTCTATGAACTTTTGATTCACGGCATCCTGCACCTGTTCGGCTACGACCATATTCATTCGGAGGATGAAGCCCGGGTGATGGAAGCCAAGAGCCGGGAACTTTTGGCGCTGATCGGGGCATCGCCGTCACCTGAATAA